The Corallococcus caeni region TAGCTCATCAACAACGGCGCGACCATCTGTGGAAAGCCCAGGCTTTTCGTTTGGTACCGGGTGACTGACGTCCTCAATAACTTCGTCCGGGTTTAGGAGTAGTCTTCGCCCTCTTAGGTTTTCAAGACGAACCACAAGCTCATACTCTTCCTTGATTTCGCCGACGCGAGTGCTTGATGTCTCTTGTAGGGATTCAAGCAGATCTTGAGGCGTTATTAGGCGTAGACCGTTTCCAAGAGGATGTTTTGATGCTTCTCGCCCAGCAAAGCCAATTAGGCAAAGCATTGATCGAGGGACAATTCGACCTTGAGCATCTTGTAGGTGATTGGGTATCCATCGATAGGTATACCCTTTCTTTGTTCCAGTACCCATCACCTCCCCGGCTAGAAGTGTTGCAAATCTGTGCTGAGTAGTCTCAGGCATTGGCCCCGGGTACCAGCCAAATTCACCGTGCTTCGTGAGCTCTACGGCATGTCGACCAGTTGCAAGTCGGCTGAGCCATGTGTGGAGGTCCTCATCTTGCGACATGTGGCGAACAACAGCTCGGTAAAGCGATTCAACATCCCATTCGATCGAAACCGAGCGGGCACGAAGCTTGCTGGCATCGGGAAATCCAAGCTCTCCCGCGTCAAGTAGATCATCTCTGAGGAAAATCTTCGCGCGCAATTGACGGTAACGATTTGAGTAAGATAGCCAAAGCGCCAATAGCGCCCCGACGTAGCGCCGACGAACGCTGGGATCAAATGAGCCAATTCGATCGAGATGGTCGTAGGTGGCAAATACTAGCTGTTTCTTCAAGGAAAGCGCGCGCTCGGCTTGATCTAGGGCTTGAGAGACCTGTCCTAGGTGGGCTTGTGCTACAGGTACCCAGGACTGCAAGTCTGTTCGATGCTGCATCCATGCATTTCGCACCTGCTCTGGAACCGAGACTAGTGTGGGCATTTCTTCGCTGATGCGAAGCAAAAGGTGCGTCATCCAGAATGTTCGAAGTGCCTCGCTGCTTGCTTCTTTTCCGTATTGATCTAGTGGGGTTACATCTGGATGTTGATGTGACTGTGAGAAGGCTTCTATCCATTTGGCATCTGGAATTCTGTCGTCGTTTATGAGTCGCCTAAGTTGCTTTGGCCCATCTACCGCACTCAGGAGTCTGAATAGCGCGCTCTTGCCAGCACCACGGCCGCCGCGAATGATTACGATTTCTGGCCTTAAGGCCAAGGCGTGGGAAGGAAGTGGCAGGAAGATTTTCTCAAGGTCCACTGTGTTCTCAGACTCTCGATGGGAAAGCTTTTCGAGGGCCGTGAGGAGTTGCAGTCTTTCTTGGGACTTCATGGCAGTGTCTCCTCCGGTGCATCGTCGCCTGAGTTGGGTGCTGGCTCAGGGGTGCATAGTTCCTTGATTCGGAGTAGTAGTTGCTGGTGCTGATCGGAGAAAAGGCTGTCCCTTACTGATGACAGGCTTGTAAAGCGCTCAAGATCTGGATTCTGCCGTAGGGGCCATGGCCAATGTGCAGCTGTCCTGTCTGTTGGGCCCGGGGGGTCTTCTTCGTATATGTGGGTGCAGAAACTATCGTAGACTCGCGTTTGAAATGTATCAATCTCTTTCTTGCTTGGTTCTGATTCTGGATCCCGAGGGGCGAATCCATGAACTATAATGCACCTTAGGTCCTGAGCGTCTTTTCGGATGCCCAGTGCTTGGATTGCAATGTCTAGGCCGCGAAACGACTGTTCAGATGCTCTGCCGACCAAGACGTCGACATGCGAGACGCCATGGAGTGACAGACCTGCGAGGTCGTGCAGTCCTGCTCTCGCATCAAGGAAGATGAAGTTCGGCTTTAGGGCGCTGCGAACTTTCAATACAAGCGCGCGCAGGGCATCCTCGACTGGACTTGATTTGTTCAGTTCTCCCGGTGTGTCATTAATGAAATCAAGTCTTGCTAGTTTTTCTAGGTAGTTGATGTCGAGGTTCCCAGCGGGGATTACATCAACCTGAGTGGCATCTTCGGCGCCAAGTGCTTGAGCAGGGGCATAAAGGTCATTTGTGTCAATTGATCCTGTGGCAAAGAAGTCTACGATCGCATCGACTGCGCCTCGTTGTGTCTCTGCTTCCAAGAGAGAACCCAGTCCTGGGGCTTCTAGGTCTAGGTCGATGATTGCTACACGGTTTCCTTCGCGTGCGAGTTGCCACGCGCACGACACCAGGGATGTTGTGCGGCCTACTCCGCCTTTAAAAGAGTAAAAGGTTACTAAAGGAGGGGCTCCTTTTATTAGTGGCCAAGGTGGGGTGAGCTTATTTGACTCAAGCCAGCTATGCTTCGAAAGTCTTCGCTCAAGTAGGAACCAACGACTGCCCGGTGGTGTCATCCGAGTGCCAGAAACAGGGTCTTCATAAGAGCAGTTCTGCCAAGGCTGAGCGGAACTTAGTATTTCCTTGGCAATTCTTGCGCGCTCCCCTGGTCCAGTTGTTGTGAGGATGGGCGGAACAAAGAATGACTTTAGTTGGCTTGAAAGCTTGTTTTCGAGTGTTGTGCAGAAGCTGCTGATGCTTTCTTGCGTTTGGTTTGCCTGTGACTCCAGAATTAACCGAATGCGGCCTCGAAGATCTCGCACCGCGCATGCGCGTTTGAAATCTGAAAAACCGCTGCTCTGTTCACAGATTTGCAGCAGGGAGGGAAGCGCTCGATCGAATGTTGTCATGTGAAGAGAATCGCATCCAGACGGCCGTCTGCCCAAAGTGCGGAGGCAATCGAGTCAACGGCTGCGCGTGCCTCGGAAATGAGTTCCATCGTGTTATTTTGAGAGTGATGCCCTGTTTGAGCATAGCGGCATTGAGGATCCCACTTTGCGAGTGCCGGGTAGCGCTCGGCCCAGTTTAAAGGGTTGTAACGCCTAGCAACTGGATCAAGATCTAGAGCTAATTCAATTAGTGGATCTGCGGCTTTGCCAAGCAGGTGGCCTAGTGGCTTGTCAATCCAGCGGGCATCGAGCGTCGCTTTTCTGATGCACTCCGGGCCAAATCCGGCAAGATGATAGCTTTGGTCTAGTGAGCGAAAAGGAGTTGCAGCCTCGGCTAGGTGTTCTGCGTCACGAATATGCCTCAAGGCTGCGGATACTAGCTTGTGAGCTCGTGGTGATAGTTTTTCCATAGAACAGGGTCGCTGGAATTTATAGGCTTGTGTGCCTATTGCAGAGGTCTCACGACGCTGCGGTGAAGGGCAGGGCGGCCACCGTGACGGTGCCCGCGCCTTCCCCGCCCAGCGTCAGCTCCGTGCCCGGCTCCAGCGAGTCGCGGTGCACGTAGCCCAGCGCCACCCGCTGCCCCTTCACCGGGGACGTCACCACGCTGGTCACCCAGCCCACCTTCTTCTCCCCGCGGCGCAGCTCCGTGCCGGGCGCCACGTCCTTCTCACCCAGCAGCAGCCCCGCCAGCTTGCGGTTCATGTGCCCGCGGAAGGTGGCCCGGGCGATGACCTCCTGCCCGATGTAGCAACCCTTGTTGTAGGAGATGGCGTTCGTGAGGTTCGCCTCCAGCGGGATGGTGGTGTCCACCATGTCCTGCCCGTAGCGCGGCACCCCCGCCTCCACCCGCACCCGCTCCAGCGCGTCGAACCCCGCCGGCTTCACCCCGCCGACCCCGACGAGCGCCGCCCACACCGCCTCCAGCCCCGCGCGCGGCACCAGGATATCCACCCCGGACAGCCCGCCCGGCAGCGCCGTCCCCAACAGCCACACGTCCTGACCGGCCAGGGTCGCCTTGCGGCTGGACAGGGGGGCCGGGAGCTCGAAGGGGCCGCCCAGGGCGGCGGCCAGCGCCTGGGCCGTCCGGGGGCCGAGCAGCTTCAGCCAGGCCTGGTCCGGGGTGCCGTCGTGCAGCTCGGCGTCCTCGGAGATGAGGTACTTGTCCAGGAACTCCCGGACCTTGGCGCCCAGGCCGGGCTCCAGGTCCAGCAGGAGGTCGTCCTCCCGCTTGAGGATGCGTGCATCTCCCACCATGGCGCCCTTCACCGTGATGAAGGCGGCATAGGCGGCCGAGCCGACCGGGAGGTTCTTCACCTCCTGGGTGACCATGCCGTGGAGGAAGGAG contains the following coding sequences:
- a CDS encoding tyrosine-protein kinase family protein is translated as MTTFDRALPSLLQICEQSSGFSDFKRACAVRDLRGRIRLILESQANQTQESISSFCTTLENKLSSQLKSFFVPPILTTTGPGERARIAKEILSSAQPWQNCSYEDPVSGTRMTPPGSRWFLLERRLSKHSWLESNKLTPPWPLIKGAPPLVTFYSFKGGVGRTTSLVSCAWQLAREGNRVAIIDLDLEAPGLGSLLEAETQRGAVDAIVDFFATGSIDTNDLYAPAQALGAEDATQVDVIPAGNLDINYLEKLARLDFINDTPGELNKSSPVEDALRALVLKVRSALKPNFIFLDARAGLHDLAGLSLHGVSHVDVLVGRASEQSFRGLDIAIQALGIRKDAQDLRCIIVHGFAPRDPESEPSKKEIDTFQTRVYDSFCTHIYEEDPPGPTDRTAAHWPWPLRQNPDLERFTSLSSVRDSLFSDQHQQLLLRIKELCTPEPAPNSGDDAPEETLP
- the ygfZ gene encoding CAF17-like 4Fe-4S cluster assembly/insertion protein YgfZ, whose product is MEPLTLHFVHERVGARFIPVGGREVVAGYGDVGAEYGAARDAVALHDASYREILRITGEDRASFLHGMVTQEVKNLPVGSAAYAAFITVKGAMVGDARILKREDDLLLDLEPGLGAKVREFLDKYLISEDAELHDGTPDQAWLKLLGPRTAQALAAALGGPFELPAPLSSRKATLAGQDVWLLGTALPGGLSGVDILVPRAGLEAVWAALVGVGGVKPAGFDALERVRVEAGVPRYGQDMVDTTIPLEANLTNAISYNKGCYIGQEVIARATFRGHMNRKLAGLLLGEKDVAPGTELRRGEKKVGWVTSVVTSPVKGQRVALGYVHRDSLEPGTELTLGGEGAGTVTVAALPFTAAS